The DNA region CGACCGGATCTTGCAACAGTTCCTGCAGGCTGAAAGCCCAACGTTTCACTCTACGTGCTGATATGTCTTTGGCCTGTTTCTCCTGTTCCCACAGTTCTGGATTGTCGGCAATCCACGGGTTCGGGTATTCAGGAGCGACGAAAAAGCAATCGTACTCTAAATACTGTTCGTAGTACGCAACGAATctggaaaaataataacttaatggtacaatttatttaattgtacggCAATAAAAGGGTAGTGTtagtaaaaagaataaattagttaGTTAATTATGTCAAGTTCTTAAGTTTTTACCATCATAGCTTGCTACGAAAAACGTTAAATTATGAGCAGTGGCGGCacattaaatatagaataaaaatattctatttttatttaaaatataataaaaatgagtttttttggtcccgtatttattaaaatattcaaattaggaaAGGGACGgtttaattctttaacaaCTTGCATAGTGATTTAAACtggaaatacacatttatttaataaagaatccaCCACGTTTTCTTatgttaatacattttttcgtGTTATTATCGGTTGGCGCCATatcgtaataaaaataatgaagttttaaaaatctttccaTAACTGAATCCACCTGATACACACATGATCAAGTAGTTTCTGAAACTGAAACATCGGTGATGTTTGGGAACTTCGTGTGTGTCGGCATTTAGTCCCCTCCCATTCAAACAATAGCCCGTTCTTAAAGCACATGCGCGAATGTtagattcaaaatttatatacaacacGAATTGAAGCGAAGAGGCACATTTAAAAGTGCATCTGgaatattcattgaaatttaatttaaaactgttattgGTTGTCTAAGTGTTAGTTTTACAACCTTTGTTTGAacattaagttattttaaagaataaaaacataaaaaatgtgttttttcatattaataaatcatttcgcCTCATTTGAGTAGCCACCACTGTTAGagataaagaattttattattttaggtgACTTTAttgaacataatattaaaatatacgtaCGATTCCGCTGCTTTTGACACTTTAATGTTTCTTCTTTCAAGTCGTGATTTAAGAAGTGATATTTGCTTCTTGACGGCTTCCACAGTTGTCACTTTGCTGATGTTCCCAGATGTTGAAGGTGACATCCTTGGTGGGCCCACATGCATATTTTTAACGCCATGAATTGGCTTGTTCATCTGGCAAGCTTTCTTAATATCAATTTCCGTAGTATTTACACAACCGGGCTGTAAAATGTGAAATCTCAGCATCCAACAACTAAGTTTAATTGTCCTACGTATAAACGGTAATTATGGAATGGATGTGACTTACCATGGGGCGATGCACATCCCAAAAGGCTCTCTCCTGACTGTCTAGCACCTTCCTTTCCAACTTGTCCCGCTTCTTGTCGACTTTACTCTGCGCTTCGGCCTGCATGAATATGAACTCCCACTTTCTCGAGAACATCTTCTGCAAACGGGCAAGATTCTCGGCTTCGTAATCGGCCAGTTCCAAACGCGTCTTGTTCTGCATCGTTCTCTTGCACAAATACACGGCGTAGTCGGTGTTTTCCGGTTCCCAACAGTTGGACGGCCAAAAGTATGGCGTTTGAAATCTGTAGAAGGTGCTGTCGTTTTTAACAGTGAGCATGTGATCGTCGATTGGAAAGAAGTAACCGTGGGCGGCCATGAGATGCGCCAGATGCAGCGCCTCCTGCTGATCCTCGACGTCCAGGTTTTTCATCATCCACATTATCAGATCGGAACCGGTAAAAACTGACGGTATTTTCGACATAAAACTTTTCACTGTGCGAACTGGCACGCCAGTTGTCTCATCTTgcattttttcaacaattttctcCATCTGGAAGGaattaaatgtaacattttcgATTAAATTTGAAAGGAAACTAATTAGTGAAAagccaaaataatttgtatcactaacaacaacaacaaccctAAACTGCCTGTCACTTATtaagcaattattttttgggAGACTTATATTCTACACAGGATGATTCACATAGTCtattcattaaaagtttatagatAACAGAAAAaggtattaatttgaaatatttataacaattataacttgacttgaaatgcttttctaatatattttgaacaaaatttcatttccggtttCGTCAGCTTTGTTCTTCTCAATGgaacatcctgtatatttttggattttttaattctacaaGTAATTGcaattgagttattaattttttttgtaaaaattttgtcagattgatggtctaactaaaatatctgtaaatccaccaattttgatgctgggAAGCTCATTTTTGACATACACATTAACTAAGGACTATTCTTTAATGAGTCATTATTAATCctgacaaattttatacagggtgttcgttatttatatttaattttgtgtattataaaattttaataacatcgttattttggaattaataactcaaaaattattgagtttaggtattaaacattattattcattttatttgcaattaaatatagaatttagaaaaccaaaaatatacatgtgttccattgaaaataacaaaattgacgCCACTTCTGGCGAAGTATTCAAGTTAAGTtgttataaaaagttattgttaaaaatatttcaagtcaatacctttaatttctaataaataagttagatggttcaccctgtatatatatttagaatgtatattttataataatttgtctgatactattatatattctatattttctttaagtaGTCAATATTATTGTATGCTATTACTAATTACTTTAACGTTAATCTTTGTGGcaacaaattgttttactaTTACTAAAGCACATACCAGTTTTGTAGAACTGATAAAACGGACAAGGAAATATGAccgcatttaaatttcaagataatcattataatttgcgaaaaaaactaacaaaacaTTGCCAAGAAGtttattgacaaaaaattatagaaatcagttaaataaaacaagatatattgttttattttaagactAATTCATTagactattaattattaaaaaaattaataattaaattattaagttatctgattattaaagaatacataaataatataagtaaaaattgtaccattttggaattaatttaaattaagcagCACTTTTGTGTGAAGCAGTTAATTTGATGAGTaatcctttaaattatttaaacaatttcatgaAGATATTGGCAACAAATAGACTATTTAAAACAGCTGGtattttatcacaaatttttactattgtttttatatctaatgaattattttggtATTCATTCAATTGTtactaattgataattataatgatgactgaaatattaattaaacttattattgGAGAAGTTACTGTCTCAAACataggaaatttaatatatatttttatttaaaattttaaaatttgatctgttcaataaaataatactggataataattaaaattaagtaaacttACTTTTTTGTAAAGCAGGTGGTTTGGTGACTCCTCAGAGGTGGAAGGCTGTGCAATCGGAATTGTTTCTTCATTACTGGTCACTCCAGTACATCCCCCATTGTTAGCCTCTGGCTTTCGCTTAGCAGCAGCCTTTTCGGAATTCATAGTTACCATATCACTGGCTTTGGAGGAAATTTATCCCCCTTACACTTAAAGCATAACCACTTGCGTTATACTATGCTCACACaccaatttcaatttaatttcccAGTCATCACAGATTAcaaattacttgaaaatttaattcatgaaTTAACAAACAGAACAgagacaaaatatttaaaaaaaaactacatcATAATGATTAAATAGTGTGTTGTAGCAGAGCTGCTAGTCTTGCTGCAACGTTAATTAATCAGAATGAGCATGCAGTTGATTGAAACAAGGGTGATAAATAGggcttaaattattaaacttactCCATTGAAATTTGTATCCAAAAGTGGTTAAAAGGATATCCTTTTTCCtgcataattgttaattaaaggaTACTTATCATTTGcgattttatgtaatttcgtgCAGAAGCatgttttttaaacacaaatgaatattttaaaattaatgtttccaaatatttacttagagtatcttatttattattctacaTAGGAGCTAGCACCATCGATATTTTCCTTAGCTCGGATTCGCTGCTTCGCTCGACAATTTTCGTCTCTATTGAAGCGCCAAATTTGAACCTCACAAGCTACAAAcatcttcaatttatttacttctaaaataacatagtaaacattttaaattgtacagtatataatcttaaatttatatatttaattaaatattacttcttTAAGCTGCAAAAACTTTGATTTTAAACCACAAAACAaacgttttgtttggtgtttcAGCTGCGTTCcgaaaatattatcattattatttcacttaaatgcattaatcatttaatctaatttgcattaaatcatttattattgcaaACAGTTATTACGCCGAATAGCTCAAATAAATCCTGTCTGgcgttttatagattttaatttgtatattttcggAACACAATCCGGCAACGTAGGTATTTTGACAGACATGACGGAGCACTATATTTTTCTCTGAAGTTATGATATCAACTGTGTTAAGATTTTGAGAGATTCCcactaaattaaagaaaataaaaagagttcataggtatttttattacctAAATCCACACCAACACCTTCTAATAcaaactattttgttttagcACATCAATCAGGTTTGCGTTAATTTAACAGTATTAACCCAAACAAAATGAGCGAAACtaaaaaggaaattaaagTGGAGACCAAAAAGGAAGTGGAGGATGATAAAAATGAActggtaattattaaattacattaatttacacCGAAATGTTAACGCAAAACGTTTAAAAACAACGTAAAATCAAATTGGTTGAGAGTGAGGTTATGGTATCATGACTgttgttaatttgtatttCTATTGTTTCAGTCGGACGAGGATAAGCAGCTCCAAGATGAACTCAATATGTGTGTGGAGAGACTGCaagtaaatgattttaattataaaactaacgAAGATGTTGACTTAAAAACCTTTTTTAGGAAAACAATGCCGGTTTGTATCTCCCAGCTTTGCAAGCTCTCAGCAACCACATTAAAGCCTCAACAACTTCAATGACATCCGTGCCGAAGCCGTTGAAGTTCATGAGGCCCCATTATGATACAATGAAAcaagtttatgaaaaaattactgaTCAAAACGTTAAGCAAGTATGTGCGGACATTATATCTGTTCTGGCCATGACAATGGGTGATGGCAGGGAATGTCTCAAGTTCCGTTTGTTATCTGAGTTGGATAAAATTGGCGAGTGGGGCCACGAGTACGTCAGACATTTGGCGGGCGAAATTGCCAGTGAATGGGCCGAGACTGATTTAACCTTCGACAAGGCACTGAAGGATAAGCTCATTTTGTTGGCAAAACAGATTGTTCCATACAACATGGCACACAATGCTGAAGCTGAGGCATGTGATCTTCTCATGGAAATTGAAAGGTTGGATTTACTGGAGAACTATGTTGATGAGAATATTTATCAGAGGGTTTGCTTGTATCTAACcaggtaatattattttatttattctatctTCATTGGGTCACCTttgtgtgtttatttttagttgtgtACCTTACGTAGCTGATCCTGAGAACACAACATTGTTGCAAACAGCTTTGTTGTTATTCCGTAAATTTGATCAGTATCCACAAGCACTTCGCTTGGCCATGCAGCTAAATGACCATAGCTTGATTGAGGAAATCTTCATGTCTTGCCCCGACACGTgagtacattttaaattaagcatttacattcaattaatatcCTCTATGTGTAACTTACAGTGCCATCCAAAAGCAATTGGCCTTCATGCTAGGAAGACAGCAAATATACATCGAAATTCCAGATACCACACCAGAATATGAAGACCTAATCGAAGTAATGGCCAACTGCCATTTGAACAATCATTTCCTGAACTTGGCAAGAGAGCTCGATATTATGGAACCAAAAACGCCTGAAGACGTCTACAAATCTCACTTGGAGAACACCAGACCTCAATTTGGGGGCAGTCAAGTAGATTCGGCCAGACAAAATTTGGCGGCCAGTTTCGTGAACGGTTTTGTCAATGCCGCATTTGGTAAAGATAAATTGTTGATGGAGGATGGCAATAAATGGTTGTACAAGAATAAGGAACATGGCATGCTAAGTGCGACTGCTTCCCTCGGTTTGGTGCTGCTTTGGGACGTTGATGGAGGCCTCACtccaattgataaatatttatattcatcagAGGATCATATTAAGTCAGGTGCCTTGTTGGCTTGCGGCATCGTTAACTGCGGTGTAAGAAACGAATGCGATCCCGCTTTGGCTTTGCTAAGCGACTATGTACTtcacaacactaatataatgAGGATTGGCGCCATCGTTGGTTTGGGTTTGGCGTATGTTGGTTCCAACCGTGAGGCGGTACTTAGTTTGTTGTTCCCGGTGTTCAGCGATCCAAAGTCCAACATGGAAGTGATTGGTATGGCTGCTCTCGCTTGTGGTATGATTGCGGTTGGCTCCGGAAATGCACAAGTGACCACAACAATCATGCAGATTTTGATGGAGAAGTCCGAGGCAGACTTGAAGGATACTTACGCACGATTTTTGCCCTTGGGATTGGGTCTGTGTCACTTGGGCAAACAAGAAGGAGTTGATATGATCATTGCCGCTTTGGAGGTCATACCGGAGCCTTTCAAGTCCATGGCTACTACTATGGTGGATGTTTGTGCTTATGCTGGTACCGGCAACGTTTTGAAAGTCCAGCACTTGTTGCACATCTGTTCTGAGCATTACGAACCCGGTGACAAAGACGAAAGCAGGGGTAGCCAAGATAAAAACTCCAAGGAAAAGTCGAAGGAAAAGGACGACAAAGACAAGGACTTATCTGCTAGACAAGCCATTGCCGTCATTGGTATTGCTTTGATCAGTATGGGTGAAGATATTGGAGGAGAAATGGCTTTCCGCACCTTTGGTGATTTATTGAGGTACTGCGAGCCCGTTATTCGTCGTGCCGTTCCCTTGGCCTTAGGTTTACTCTCTGTATCGAACCCTAAGCTAAACATTCTGGATACCTTGAGCAAGTTCTCGCATGACAGCGACGCCGAAGTGGCGCATAACTCTATATTCGCAATGGGTTTGGTCGGAGCTGGTACGAATAATGCTCGCCTTGCTGCTATGTTGAGACAATTGGCTCAGTTCCACGCCAAGGATCCGAATAATCTCTTCATGGTTCGTATTGCTCAAGGTCTAACCCATCTTGGAAAGGGAACGCTTACGCTCAGCCCATACCACAGTGATAGGCAACTGATGAGTCCTGTAGCTGTTGCTGGTTTGATGGCTACCCTTGTTGGTTTCCTTGATGTGAAGAACAGTAAGTAGATGGAATGTTGTTGTTATTGGTGTACTAATAATGTTCTTTATAGTTATATTGGGAAGGTCCCACTACCTGTTGTACACTCTAGCAGCTGCCATGCAACCTAGGATGCTAGTTACCTTCGACGAAGATCTCAACCCCCTTCCCGTCCCAGTTAGGGTTGGTTTAGTAAgttcatttatttgattaattgtatAGAacgttgttttaattgataatctTTTTCACAGGCCGTAGACGTTGTGGGTCAAGCTGGTAAACCTAAAACCATAACTGGATTCCAAACTCATACCACACCTGTACTCTTGGCTTATGGAGAGCGAGCTGAATTGGCGACTGAAGAATATATTGCACTTACTCCCATTATGGAAGGATTTGTAATCCTTCGAAAAAATCCTGACTTCAatccttaattatttatatagctTAAAAGTTATACGTAATCTGatgtaaattaaacagttttctacaaaaaatacgttctgttatttctttaatttgtatattttggagGAATAAAGTAACAAACTTATTCATCAGTCagttaattcatattttttataattacttctgAACAATACAAACTATaggtgaaatatattttaaggacGTTGAAACAGATTTGTTCTTTCACTTTTCTTtcaattatatgtatataaaatgctTAGGATATACAGACAATTTTTcgtgtttaatttttctaatgtgTTAGTTTctgtattgtaattttattaatataatgaaaaagttgatgaattatttttattcacgtTTTAATATATGTTCTTCGTATTgtgaaataacaataattttataaagatattggatctttttgatttatttattttaaaataaaaaatgtttcatacTAACCTTTTGAcactaaaaaaattctaattattagttattagtttTTGCTTAATTgtgtcttttaaataatttccttattttttcaaaataaacttattaatcTGCCCATCTAAAATGTAAGGTTAGGTAAAACTTTGTTAACtcttacaaatatttgtatcaaTGTACGGTATATATTtagttgatttaattatttatttacaaaaaagtgAACAATTGTGGACAGCTCTTTGCTTaggaaacaaattattaaacgttTATGTACATTGTTTAGAACAGGTAAGTttacatttctaatttatgATGCAGCATGTTGTgctttatatgtaatatttatggttattgacaatttaaaattatctgatcaataagaaagaaataaaaactgtatataaaattatcaatgttGTGTGACATCTGAgtcctaataaaatatttactttgtttatAATGTGACTGTAAATGATAAGACaacattaaatcaattatttattttgtttctttattaaGGTATAAATCATTTGTGGTAAACTTTATTTAGgcctttaatttattgtttctaaaaatgtCTGCTTTATGTCATTTGTGGGGGAATTTTATTGgactattttattcaaaataaatgtgcaGCTGAAGGACATAGAATTCTTGTTGAGACTGTTGAGACAATGCTCTGTTAGATATGTCATCCATAGACTGGTTTCGACGCTTCAAAAGTAAGGAATTTGAACTTGAAGATAAATAACATTCTGGCGCACcgaataaatttgacaaagACAAAGAATTGGGGGAATTACTCGATCAAGACCGATGTCAGACTCTAACAGATCAGGaaaaaacattacaaataGATGAGTCAACAGTCTCAAATCGTTTGAAAGTATTGGGAATGGTCCAGCAGCAAAAACTTACCAGAAAGATGGGAGAAAGCTCTAGCTATTGATGGCCAATActtccttttaattttaaataaagcttttatttcataaaaaacagCGACACATTGTTCAAggttgtaatattttgtttctataCAAAAGGCATAAACTTAATTTGAGCTTTTaatcaagttaattaaataaattaattaaatcttgttATCTATCAACGCAATTCAAACATTACGATGGTCGATAAggttatatattacatttgtgaaataaaaatcCGAAATATGAGATAAATATATGCTTTATTCATAAGTTACATGATTGtgtatattacaataataccTAAGATAGTGTATGTAAAAAACACACAGCCCattcttgaataaattatttatgtataaattaatgggATATGGttgcaacaaatatttattataaaaatatcacaagttttatttaaataaacattcataacgaactaaattaaaagattcCGCACTAAAAAAGTTTCTACACTCCCTCAAAACTAATCTTTTGGaagttttgtaaaaaattagtatgaTTAGTTTATTCGGCGGGTAAATAATTCAGTGGGAAAAGGGGGTATGTTTAatgattaagttttaaaatatgaacttGCTTCCCTAATCACTATGATGCAAAGTTTTGTATAACGAGGGTTCGATGGATTTTTAGTGAGGAGTCTACAATTGtcccaatttttttaaaaccaaCATCTCTGTTATGACTACAAGGAACTTGACATGATTGCcaaaaattatgtacaataCATACAATCTATTAATTGCATGTCCTTtttttaacagagattttgGACAGTATTCATAAACAAGTCAAATGATTTGTACGCTTTTCTCTGgacattgtaaaaataatgatatagtATAGGATATGTTAATGGATGTCAATCAATTGCAGTCAATTTAACACCCtgactaaactaaaatttgctTGAGCAAATACAcgtttgtattattaaatttatcggcTAGAGGTGATGACGgttcatttttctttgtttgtgTGTGCCAGACATATATctgaaaaagtaaatataattaaataaaaaataattaacgcaCACAATTTTTATCTCGTCTTGTAAATATTTGCGGTGCTAGAGATCCAAACAGTTAATATATTAGAAGTGTTATTTTTGTGCcgctaaaatttatttatatcaattcgAAGTTACACAAAAGTTACAttacaatagtttaaattttctcagccggttttaaataaatgtaattgttagttatttaaaaatacattcttgaatatattaactgcaatgtcaattataattacacaTTTAGTTTCATGCAATTgcggttttattttgtttacttgAAATCagcagataaaaattatttttctaattataatttcttgattttaataaatgaaatgaaattacataaatataaattcacattaaaattaaaatattatttttaatgtatatttacatttacttaaggcattaaaatattgtttaaataacaattttcacCAGAAAAAGCACTTAAATCAGTTTGAGAATTCAATGTTAAATACTAAGAAGCTTAGACTTACAAAGTATTATGTAACAAGCAATTgtaattagattaattgtACTAATACGATCTTATTCTGTTTACTTTTCTTGACATGTTTACTGTAATGAACAAATTAACTacattatatactttttttgttacataacatatgaaattaaaatgaaggTGAAACATCAGTGATGGGCTGTGGAAAGATGTTTCAagtcaaattacattttaaaatcaattactttgtttaaaattctaagcaaatatatatatcaattgAAAGGttgattgaaaataataaagttatttatgttttaagttgtacaaaattaaacgtaaataacgaacaccctgtataaaatttggaagtacTAATAATGGTTCCTCATAGAATGATCTTTGtttattgaatgtttataCCAAAATTGAAGTTTTCAGCAACAAAATTTGgggctttacagacattttagtaaactgtcaaaatttttggaaaataattgataactcTAAAACTATTAGGTTTAGGTATAGGACATGGTATAGCCATTTCATCTGCAATTACTTGCAgaattcaaaattacaaaaatatacaggatgttcaattcaaaataataaagttgataCCACTTCCGGCGaaaccggaaatgaaattttgttcaaaataaattagaaaagtagtcCAAGTCAAgatataattgctataaaagtttcaaatcaataccttttttgtttttcataaacttttaatgaataagttaggtGAACCACCCTGTTAATACTGGTCACCttagatatttcaatataCTGGATGTTTTTTGCCCATCACTGATTGGTAAAAAAGATCAAGATCAACAGAACGTCACGTGAAACTCACCTTAGTGCAATTAGAAGCcataaattcaatttccttCGGTTCAAATGGCTTGAGACTCTTCAAGAAACCATCCTCTTCAAATCCAGGCGTGTAAGGCATCGAGGCTTGTGGACGTTCCAACAAAAATTGAACTGAAACCGCAAAACCCGCCATATCGACTGGAAACTTCCTTCCGCCCAACCATCCGTCGTAGAATTCGATGAACTGACCGTTCCTGATTACTGGCGTGCTGACGCCGAATTTTGTCACCAGACCCACCGGGAACATCGACACCCTTTTCGTATACCGTATCTCCCTGAACAGTTGCAGGTCGTAGCTGTTGTCGTCGTCGGCGAAGTAGAAGACGCCGGTCTTCGCGTTCTCCCTTATCCAGTCCAGGCCTTTGTTCCTGTTGGACACGCCCCTGGGTTTCGTTCcctttttctttttgtattgCTCCGGCATTGGtgctaaaattgataaaattatagaaaatcttTGGAAGATAATAATTTGGCATCTTCTCTGGTTcttcctaaattttatttcaggtgACTAAAGTGTTAGGTAccagaaaaagtaatttttggaACCGACGATTATAAGCAAAATTGTCCAAGTTCATGAAGAGATGCTTCTTTAGTCAAAACTGAGGTTTCTTCAGTTCCAATAAGCCAGATTTAGCTTCTTCACACATCACcttgttgaataaaagttattttaaagagtTATATTGCTTCTTCTGGTACTCTGAcccaaacattataaatatataatatcagAGTGTCGAAAGCTACATATTGATCGACTAAATCACCATACctgttaaatattcatatttaataccaGTCCTCTCTAATAATTCAGTTATGAGATCATTTGTTTTATAGGCATCTTCTATCACTAACCAATGTAAGTTGGGTACTAACATTAATGTGTTCGATAATCTAGTTAATTCAGCTAACTGTTCAGATCTCCTGTAGGTCGGTGTTATAACATATAAGGGTGGTAAATTTTCAGAACCATCGTTTAAACactgaaaaaacaaaatcgtCAACAACTATTTAggtaaattagataattaatgGACTTGATGCACGACCTTGAAGTGTACTCGTACGCAAATTATTGTTCATTCGTCCTCTGTAAATGTTACTTAATCTGTTCTATGTATTCCACTTAGCATTTAAAGTAACtattatacaacattttaaaggaaaaataaaacgattaCGTATGTAAAGCAAGGAAGCATTGTTTTTACTGCAACATTGATTTGTAAGATTGTTGTAAGTTAGcttaataaatacacaaacTGTTTTTAGCTCGTAATAATGTGTATTGCTATTATCTTTAAAACCACTTCCTGTAGGATATACTTATCATAAAAACATAAGAAAGcaatcaacaaatttattttaatgcaaataaatcttacaaaatatttatcttaatggaaattactaaaacttttatatatgcAGTGTACCTGTCACCTCCAATTCAATTGAAGTgactaaaatgtataaaatgttgaaaaatttgttctggaaataaatttgttgcatcaagattaaataaatatatgctataaataaatggtaaaaatcCCCTATTAATCATCacgataaataattcattaactcAAACATTGTTTAAATGACAGTCGTAGACAAACATGT from Aethina tumida isolate Nest 87 chromosome 1, icAetTumi1.1, whole genome shotgun sequence includes:
- the LOC109598079 gene encoding 26S proteasome non-ATPase regulatory subunit 2, coding for MSETKKEIKVETKKEVEDDKNELSDEDKQLQDELNMCVERLQENNAGLYLPALQALSNHIKASTTSMTSVPKPLKFMRPHYDTMKQVYEKITDQNVKQVCADIISVLAMTMGDGRECLKFRLLSELDKIGEWGHEYVRHLAGEIASEWAETDLTFDKALKDKLILLAKQIVPYNMAHNAEAEACDLLMEIERLDLLENYVDENIYQRVCLYLTSCVPYVADPENTTLLQTALLLFRKFDQYPQALRLAMQLNDHSLIEEIFMSCPDTAIQKQLAFMLGRQQIYIEIPDTTPEYEDLIEVMANCHLNNHFLNLARELDIMEPKTPEDVYKSHLENTRPQFGGSQVDSARQNLAASFVNGFVNAAFGKDKLLMEDGNKWLYKNKEHGMLSATASLGLVLLWDVDGGLTPIDKYLYSSEDHIKSGALLACGIVNCGVRNECDPALALLSDYVLHNTNIMRIGAIVGLGLAYVGSNREAVLSLLFPVFSDPKSNMEVIGMAALACGMIAVGSGNAQVTTTIMQILMEKSEADLKDTYARFLPLGLGLCHLGKQEGVDMIIAALEVIPEPFKSMATTMVDVCAYAGTGNVLKVQHLLHICSEHYEPGDKDESRGSQDKNSKEKSKEKDDKDKDLSARQAIAVIGIALISMGEDIGGEMAFRTFGDLLRYCEPVIRRAVPLALGLLSVSNPKLNILDTLSKFSHDSDAEVAHNSIFAMGLVGAGTNNARLAAMLRQLAQFHAKDPNNLFMVRIAQGLTHLGKGTLTLSPYHSDRQLMSPVAVAGLMATLVGFLDVKNIILGRSHYLLYTLAAAMQPRMLVTFDEDLNPLPVPVRVGLAVDVVGQAGKPKTITGFQTHTTPVLLAYGERAELATEEYIALTPIMEGFVILRKNPDFNP
- the LOC109598082 gene encoding galactosylgalactosylxylosylprotein 3-beta-glucuronosyltransferase P isoform X2, which gives rise to MFRNSCLLCTINTIVIICIICITLFHINVSTRNSNPTYRDIDRENIYRDNIQNIESKREKIDTNVRINECLNDGSENLPPLYVITPTYRRSEQLAELTRLSNTLMLVPNLHWLVIEDAYKTNDLITELLERTGIKYEYLTAPMPEQYKKKKGTKPRGVSNRNKGLDWIRENAKTGVFYFADDDNSYDLQLFREIRYTKRVSMFPVGLVTKFGVSTPVIRNGQFIEFYDGWLGGRKFPVDMAGFAVSVQFLLERPQASMPYTPGFEEDGFLKSLKPFEPKEIEFMASNCTKIYVWHTQTKKNEPSSPLADKFNNTNVYLLKQILV
- the LOC109598082 gene encoding galactosylgalactosylxylosylprotein 3-beta-glucuronosyltransferase P isoform X1, translating into MLGRCRFRIRKIAMFRNSCLLCTINTIVIICIICITLFHINVSTRNSNPTYRDIDRENIYRDNIQNIESKREKIDTNVRINECLNDGSENLPPLYVITPTYRRSEQLAELTRLSNTLMLVPNLHWLVIEDAYKTNDLITELLERTGIKYEYLTAPMPEQYKKKKGTKPRGVSNRNKGLDWIRENAKTGVFYFADDDNSYDLQLFREIRYTKRVSMFPVGLVTKFGVSTPVIRNGQFIEFYDGWLGGRKFPVDMAGFAVSVQFLLERPQASMPYTPGFEEDGFLKSLKPFEPKEIEFMASNCTKIYVWHTQTKKNEPSSPLADKFNNTNVYLLKQILV
- the LOC109598080 gene encoding regulator of G-protein signaling 7; translated protein: MVTMNSEKAAAKRKPEANNGGCTGVTSNEETIPIAQPSTSEESPNHLLYKKMEKIVEKMQDETTGVPVRTVKSFMSKIPSVFTGSDLIMWMMKNLDVEDQQEALHLAHLMAAHGYFFPIDDHMLTVKNDSTFYRFQTPYFWPSNCWEPENTDYAVYLCKRTMQNKTRLELADYEAENLARLQKMFSRKWEFIFMQAEAQSKVDKKRDKLERKVLDSQERAFWDVHRPMPGCVNTTEIDIKKACQMNKPIHGVKNMHVGPPRMSPSTSGNISKVTTVEAVKKQISLLKSRLERRNIKVSKAAESFVAYYEQYLEYDCFFVAPEYPNPWIADNPELWEQEKQAKDISARRVKRWAFSLQELLQDPVGRDHFVRFLDREFSGENLKFWEAVQELKALPHSQVQNKVAEIWAEFLASDASCPINVDARSYEVTKKNMEVPDRWSFDCAAAHVYHLMKSDSYSRYLRSEMYKEFLNGSKKKTSVKGIRSIVSFSARKDNIT